A single genomic interval of Phocoena sinus isolate mPhoSin1 chromosome 15, mPhoSin1.pri, whole genome shotgun sequence harbors:
- the TFAP4 gene encoding transcription factor AP-4 isoform X2, translating to MEYFMVPTQKVPSLQHFRKTEKEVIGGLCSLANIPLTPETQRDQERRIRREIANSNERRRMQSINAGFQSLKTLIPHTDGEKLSKAAILQQTAEYIFSLEQEKTRLLQQNTQLKRFIQELSGSSPKRRRAEDKDEGIGSPDIWEDEKAEDLRREMIELRQQLDKERSVRMMLEEQVRSLEAHMYPEKLKVIAQQVQLQQQQEQVRLLHQEKLEREQQHLRTQLLPTPAPTHHPTVIVPAPAPPPSHHINVVTMGPSSVINSVSTSRQNLDTIVQAIQHIEGTQERQEQEEEQRRAVIVKPVRNCPEAHASDTASDSEASDSDAMDQSREEPVGNGGLP from the exons ATGGAGTATTTCATGGTGCCCACTCAGAAGGTGCCCTCTTTGCAACATttcaggaaaacagagaaagaagtgaTAGGAGGGCTCTGTAG CCTTGCCAACATTCCATTGACCCCTGAGACTCAGCGGGACCAGGAGCGGCGGATTCGGCGGGAGATTGCTAACAGCAACGAGCGGAGGCGCATGCAGAGCATCAACGCGGGGTTCCAGTCCCTCAAGACCCTCATCCcccacacagatggagagaagcTCAGCAAG GCAGCCATTCTCCAGCAAACGGCCGAATACATCTTCTCCCTGGAGCAGGAGAAGACCAGGCTTCTGCAGCAGAACACACAGCTCAAGCGCTTTATCCAG GAGCTGAGCGGCTCATCCCCCAAGCGGCGGCGGGCAGAGGACAAGGACGAGGGCATCGGCTCGCCAGACATCTGGGAGGACGAGAAGGCGGAGGACCTGCGGCGGGAGATGATCGAGCTGCGGCAGCAGCTGGACAAGGAGCGCTCGGTGCGCATGATGCTGGAGGAGCAG GTGCGCTCGCTGGAGGCCCACATGTACCCGGAAAAGCTCAAGGTGATCGCACAGCAGGTGCAGCTGCAACAGCAGCAGGAGCAGGTGCGGCTGCTGCACCAGGAGAAGCTGGAGCGGGAACAACAGCACCTGCGGACCCAG CTTCTGCCCACTCCAGCCCCTACCCACCACCCCACAGTGATCGTGCCGGCGCCagcgccccctccctcccaccacattAATGTCGTCACCATGGGCCCCTCCTCGGTCATCAACTCTGTTTCAACATCCCGGCAAAATCTGGACACCATTGTGCAG GCGATTCAGCACATCGAGGGCACCCAGGAAAGGcaggagcaggaggaggagcagCGTCGAGCCGTCATCGTGAAGCCGGTCCGCAACTGCCCCGAGGCCCACGCCTCCGACACCGCCTCCGATTCGGAGGCCTCGGACAGCGACGCCATGGACCAGAGCCGGGAGGAGCCAGTGGGGAACgggggtcttccctga
- the TFAP4 gene encoding transcription factor AP-4 isoform X1 — protein sequence MPLDRQPRPLPLAAFSLTPLAAAPARCNHIICNNIAYCVLGASILWHRVGLPFGMVGLQGELSPGEVGRVLFLDLANIPLTPETQRDQERRIRREIANSNERRRMQSINAGFQSLKTLIPHTDGEKLSKAAILQQTAEYIFSLEQEKTRLLQQNTQLKRFIQELSGSSPKRRRAEDKDEGIGSPDIWEDEKAEDLRREMIELRQQLDKERSVRMMLEEQVRSLEAHMYPEKLKVIAQQVQLQQQQEQVRLLHQEKLEREQQHLRTQLLPTPAPTHHPTVIVPAPAPPPSHHINVVTMGPSSVINSVSTSRQNLDTIVQAIQHIEGTQERQEQEEEQRRAVIVKPVRNCPEAHASDTASDSEASDSDAMDQSREEPVGNGGLP from the exons ATGCCTCTCGACAGGCAGCCTCGCCCCCTACCGCTTGCTGCCTTCTCTCTCACCCCACTGGCTGCTGCTCCTGCAAGATGCAATCACATAATATGCAATAACATCGCCTACTGCGTGCTGGGAGCCTCGATTCTCTGGCACAGGGTGGGCTTGCCTTTTGGGATGGTTGGGCTTCAGGGAGAACTGTCCCCAGGGGAGGTTGGCCGGGTCCTCTTCCTGGA CCTTGCCAACATTCCATTGACCCCTGAGACTCAGCGGGACCAGGAGCGGCGGATTCGGCGGGAGATTGCTAACAGCAACGAGCGGAGGCGCATGCAGAGCATCAACGCGGGGTTCCAGTCCCTCAAGACCCTCATCCcccacacagatggagagaagcTCAGCAAG GCAGCCATTCTCCAGCAAACGGCCGAATACATCTTCTCCCTGGAGCAGGAGAAGACCAGGCTTCTGCAGCAGAACACACAGCTCAAGCGCTTTATCCAG GAGCTGAGCGGCTCATCCCCCAAGCGGCGGCGGGCAGAGGACAAGGACGAGGGCATCGGCTCGCCAGACATCTGGGAGGACGAGAAGGCGGAGGACCTGCGGCGGGAGATGATCGAGCTGCGGCAGCAGCTGGACAAGGAGCGCTCGGTGCGCATGATGCTGGAGGAGCAG GTGCGCTCGCTGGAGGCCCACATGTACCCGGAAAAGCTCAAGGTGATCGCACAGCAGGTGCAGCTGCAACAGCAGCAGGAGCAGGTGCGGCTGCTGCACCAGGAGAAGCTGGAGCGGGAACAACAGCACCTGCGGACCCAG CTTCTGCCCACTCCAGCCCCTACCCACCACCCCACAGTGATCGTGCCGGCGCCagcgccccctccctcccaccacattAATGTCGTCACCATGGGCCCCTCCTCGGTCATCAACTCTGTTTCAACATCCCGGCAAAATCTGGACACCATTGTGCAG GCGATTCAGCACATCGAGGGCACCCAGGAAAGGcaggagcaggaggaggagcagCGTCGAGCCGTCATCGTGAAGCCGGTCCGCAACTGCCCCGAGGCCCACGCCTCCGACACCGCCTCCGATTCGGAGGCCTCGGACAGCGACGCCATGGACCAGAGCCGGGAGGAGCCAGTGGGGAACgggggtcttccctga
- the TFAP4 gene encoding transcription factor AP-4 isoform X3 encodes MQSINAGFQSLKTLIPHTDGEKLSKAAILQQTAEYIFSLEQEKTRLLQQNTQLKRFIQELSGSSPKRRRAEDKDEGIGSPDIWEDEKAEDLRREMIELRQQLDKERSVRMMLEEQVRSLEAHMYPEKLKVIAQQVQLQQQQEQVRLLHQEKLEREQQHLRTQLLPTPAPTHHPTVIVPAPAPPPSHHINVVTMGPSSVINSVSTSRQNLDTIVQAIQHIEGTQERQEQEEEQRRAVIVKPVRNCPEAHASDTASDSEASDSDAMDQSREEPVGNGGLP; translated from the exons ATGCAGAGCATCAACGCGGGGTTCCAGTCCCTCAAGACCCTCATCCcccacacagatggagagaagcTCAGCAAG GCAGCCATTCTCCAGCAAACGGCCGAATACATCTTCTCCCTGGAGCAGGAGAAGACCAGGCTTCTGCAGCAGAACACACAGCTCAAGCGCTTTATCCAG GAGCTGAGCGGCTCATCCCCCAAGCGGCGGCGGGCAGAGGACAAGGACGAGGGCATCGGCTCGCCAGACATCTGGGAGGACGAGAAGGCGGAGGACCTGCGGCGGGAGATGATCGAGCTGCGGCAGCAGCTGGACAAGGAGCGCTCGGTGCGCATGATGCTGGAGGAGCAG GTGCGCTCGCTGGAGGCCCACATGTACCCGGAAAAGCTCAAGGTGATCGCACAGCAGGTGCAGCTGCAACAGCAGCAGGAGCAGGTGCGGCTGCTGCACCAGGAGAAGCTGGAGCGGGAACAACAGCACCTGCGGACCCAG CTTCTGCCCACTCCAGCCCCTACCCACCACCCCACAGTGATCGTGCCGGCGCCagcgccccctccctcccaccacattAATGTCGTCACCATGGGCCCCTCCTCGGTCATCAACTCTGTTTCAACATCCCGGCAAAATCTGGACACCATTGTGCAG GCGATTCAGCACATCGAGGGCACCCAGGAAAGGcaggagcaggaggaggagcagCGTCGAGCCGTCATCGTGAAGCCGGTCCGCAACTGCCCCGAGGCCCACGCCTCCGACACCGCCTCCGATTCGGAGGCCTCGGACAGCGACGCCATGGACCAGAGCCGGGAGGAGCCAGTGGGGAACgggggtcttccctga